Below is a window of Paenibacillus bovis DNA.
CTGTGATACGTTGTATTCGCTGCCGGGTAGGTTTTGGTCCATTTGTGATCCTGCTTCATCTGGGAGTCAGTCAGCAGATAGTAGGCTGTCTGCACATCATTGCCCTGATCTGGTACCGGATCATCCCAGGTCGTATCCAGGTGATACCATTTGCCGTCCAGGTTCACCAGATTCCAGGCATGCAGCTCGCCATCGGCTGTACCTTCGGCGATCATGTTCTGGATACCGGCTTCCTTGAGCAGCTCGTAAGTCAGCAGAGCATATCCCTGACAGACTGCTGTGCCATCATGCAGTGCTTCATATGCGGTATAGCGGGTGTATGTCTCATCATATTTTACATTGCGTACGACCCAGTCATGGATCGCTTTGACTTTCTCGTGGTCATTCATGCTGGCAGACACGATATTGGAGAGAATCTGCTGTACTTTATTTTTGACGTAGCCGGTCTGGGCAGTCGTCTCACGATAGTTCATCGTAACTGTCACGCGCGCAGAATAGGCATTCTGGCGCCAGCTGAGTCCATAGCTGTCCAGAATGTACTGGGTATACGGATCTTTTTCCAGCGCATTTTCGAATGCGTTTTGCAGCATGGTTTTGAGACCGCTGGTACTTCCTTTATATAAAAGAGTAATTTCGGCATCACGATTCATTAGCGATGTATAAAGCGCATTGGTTACATCGGTGGAACTGTTAACGGTTACCTGTGAAGAAGCCGCATAGATAGCCTGATTGGGAGTAACAGCAGGAAGTCCTGTAAACAGGATCGTTCCAGCCAGAAGGGTTTTGACCCAGATGGTATTTGATATTTTCATGCAGACGTAACCGCCCTTCTCCTATGATTTGCTCTGATTGTATTTATCGGCAGACAAGCCGGTTCCGGTAATAGAATGAGGGCGCTTTACCGATAAATTTTAT
It encodes the following:
- a CDS encoding transglutaminase domain-containing protein codes for the protein MKISNTIWVKTLLAGTILFTGLPAVTPNQAIYAASSQVTVNSSTDVTNALYTSLMNRDAEITLLYKGSTSGLKTMLQNAFENALEKDPYTQYILDSYGLSWRQNAYSARVTVTMNYRETTAQTGYVKNKVQQILSNIVSASMNDHEKVKAIHDWVVRNVKYDETYTRYTAYEALHDGTAVCQGYALLTYELLKEAGIQNMIAEGTADGELHAWNLVNLDGKWYHLDTTWDDPVPDQGNDVQTAYYLLTDSQMKQDHKWTKTYPAANTTYHSTLDQLIAAGGPKTSVYQQLEKTLNYVSTASESDTIRSAAGLKSQVQAAQTAGKNAVTFRYNGSLTSLKNDLRGLSSVGVKSLSYSVKSISSASDLKVTLSWS